A window of the Megalopta genalis isolate 19385.01 chromosome 2, iyMegGena1_principal, whole genome shotgun sequence genome harbors these coding sequences:
- the Hpr1 gene encoding THO complex 1-like protein Hpr1 isoform X4, whose protein sequence is MAMFEALREEYSDYLQQCFRVPDLQTFQKKCTALCTNDSDRKVAVDQALRDSLLIILSEHVPSNVQLLETYITFCIELCRKDLATASMPVMLLGDIFDSMTLDRCEQLFTFVENNVVVWKEELFFSACKNNLLRMCNDLLRRLSRSQQTVFCGRILLFLAKFFPFSERSGLNIVSEFNLENYTEFGSEKSEGDDLEQITKVDDKSESKVPIDYNLYRKFWALQDFFRNPNQCYQKMYWKVFSAHASSVLSAFSSFKLEEQRNYPTTSIKVDSSMEGSHKETPYFAKYLTNQKLLELQLSDSNFRRYVLLQFLILFQYLNSTVKFKAFLASGYETSETHELKPDQIDWVKTTTEQVYALLTETPPDGPTFAETVKNILKREEHWNSWKNEGCPPFKRPASDSTVDAEELRKPKRPKRRIGDVIRDAQAVGKYHMGNPELTKLWNLCPNNLEACKSKERDFLPSLETYFEEAIMQLDPNAMVEDEYKKVNDGNFGWRALRLLARRSPHFFVHGNYPINKLPEYLETMIKKIAKDRPQTQSDMKLETEETPPQDSNDQEFNEDVLQKESEQVETENSDTKGRKLTKITPDTVAKLSDVLKNDWKKLATKLGYTNEEITFFQSQPTPYEQCKNMLEIWAEEDVDASMENLAYILEGLKFTEALAVLKS, encoded by the exons ATGGCTATGTTTGAAGCATTAAGGGAAGAATACAGT GATTACTTACAGCAATGTTTTAGAGTGCCAGATCTACAAACATTCCAAAAGAAATGCACTGCTCTTTGTACAAATGACAGCGACAGGAAAGTTGCAGTTGATCAAGCATTAAGAGACAGTCTTCTTATAATTTTGTCAGAACATGTGCCAAGCAATGTTCAACTACTTGAAACCTACATTACATTCTGCATTGAATTATGCAGAAAAGACTTAGCGACTGCGAGTATGCCTGTCATGTTACTTGGTGATATATTTGACTCTATGACTCTTGATAGATGTGAGCAACTATTCACCTTTGTAGAGAACAATGTTGTTGTATGGAAAGAAGAATTATTTTTTAGTGCTTGTAAAAATAACTTATTGCGTATGTGCAATGATTTACTGAGAAGATTATCTCGGTCACAACAGACTGTTTTCTGTGGAAGAATTCTTCTGTTTCTTGCCAAGTTTTTCCCTTTTTCTGAGAGATCTGGCCTTAACATTGTCAGTGAATTCAATTTGGAAAATTATACAGAATTTGGCTCTGAAAAATCTGAGGGAGATGATTTGGAACAAATTACTAAGGTAGATGATAAATCTGAGAGCAAAGTACCAATTGATTATAATTTGTATAGAAAGTTCTGGGCTCTACAAGATTTTTTTAGAAATCCAAATCAATGTTACCAGAAAATGTACTGGAAAGTATTTTCAGCG CATGCTTCAAGTGTTTTATCAGCATTTTCATCATTCAAATTAGAGGAACAACGCAATTATCCTACAACATCTATTAAAGTGGATTCTTCAATGGAAGGATCTCACAAAGAAACTCCATATTTTGCAAAATACTTAACAAATCAGAAATTATTAGAGTTACAGTTGTCTGATTCAAATTTTAGACGATATGTATTGCTGCAATTTCTCATTCTTTTCCAATATCTTAATAGCACTGTAAAATTTAAAGC CTTCCTTGCCAGTGGCTATGAGACAAG tgaaacacatgaattgaagccGGACCAAATAGATTGGGTAAAAACCACCACGGAACAAGTTTACGCCTTACTGACGGAAACACCACCTGACGGCCCAACTTTTGCTGAAActgttaaaaatatattaaaacgcGAAGAACATTGGAATTCGTGGAAGAATGAAGGTTGTCCACCATTTAAAAGACCAGCATCAGATTCTACTGTCGACGCAGAGGAATTGAGGAAACCGAAGAGACCCAAACGTAGAATCGGAGATGTTATTAGAGACGCTCAAGCAGTAGGAAAATATCATATGGGAAA TCCAGAACTCACAAAGCTATGGAATTTGTGCCCTAATAATCTCGAAGCATGTAAATCAAAAGAAAGAGATTTCTTACCATCTCTAGAAACATACTTTGAAGAAGCCATAATGCAACTGGATCCTAATGCAATGGTTGAAGATGAGTATAA GAAAGTAAATGACGGAAACTTTGGATGGAGGGCATTAAGATTGTTGGCTAGACGTAGCCCTCATTTTTTCGTACATGGTAATTACCCTATCAATAAACTACCTGAATATCTTGAAACAATGATAAAGAAGATTGCCAAAGATCGACCA CAAACGCAATCTGACATGAAGTTGGAAACTGAAGAAACTCCACCACAAGATTCGAACGATCAAGAATTCAATGAAGATGTGTTACAAAAAGAGAGCGAACAAGTTGAAACTGAAAATTCGGATACAAAGGGACGAAAATTAACTAAAATCACGCCAGATACGGTAGCAAAATTATCGGATGTATTGAAAAACGATTGGAAGAAATTAGCAACCAAACTTGGTTATACAAATGAGGAG ATTACATTTTTTCAGAGTCAACCGACGCCATACGAGCAATGTAAAAATATGCTAGAAATTTGGGCAGAAGAAGATGTAGACGCATCGATGGAAAATTTGGCGTATATCTTAGAAGGTTTAAAATTCACGGAGGCATTAGCTGTTTtaaaatcataa